The Clostridium aceticum genomic interval GGAGAAATATTAAAGCAAAAAAATAAAAAGATTAAAATTGTAGCTGTAGAACCATCTAAGTCATCAGTTCTTTCAGGAGGAGAAGCTGGACCTCATAAGATTCAAGGCATAGGGGCTGGATTTATACCGGCTATTTTAAACGAAAAGGTTATTGATGAAATTATTTCAGTGGAGGATGCCATTGCTATGGAAACCGCCAGAAAAACCGCTGGTATAGAAGGAATTCTAGTGGGTATATCTTCAGGTGCCGCTATTTATGCTGCACTACAAGTAGCAAAACAACTGGGGGCTGGTAAAAAAGTAGTTGCAATAGCACCCTCCTGCGGTGAAAGGTATTTAAGTACTGAATTGTTTCAGTAACAAAATAGTTTTCATTGTAGGGATTTTCAATGAGCAAAGTGAGGAGAGGGGAGAGTCTAGTAATTATGAGTAAGGAAATAGAAAAAAAAATTGATGTTGTTGTAGACTGGTTTAGAAAACAAGTCAAATCCTCTGGAACAAAAGGATTAGTAGTGGGAATATCAGGAGGAATCGATTCTGCGGTGGTAGCTAATCTAATAAAAAAAGCCTGTCCTGATAACTCTATGGGGGTGATCTTGCCCGTTAAAAGTAGTTTAAAGGATGTAGAGGATGGAAACCTAGTAGCAAATACCTGTGGTATCTCTCATTTAACGATTGACTTAAGTCAACAGCATGAAGAAATCATGGGAAAAGTAGTAGATGAGCTGAAAGCAACAGGAGAATACAATGAAAATAATCTAAGAATGATGGATGCCAATCTAAGGGCAAGACTTAGAATGAGCACTCTTTATTCTATAGCGAACAACCTCAATTATTTAGTTGCTGGGACAGATAATGCGGCAGAGGTACATACCGGCTATTTTACTAAATATGGAGATGGTGGGGTAGACCTACTACCTATAGCTTCTTTAAAGAAATATGAGGTATATCAATGGGCACAAGTTCTAGGTGTGCCTCAGGTAATTTTAGATAGAGCTCCTTCAGCAGGGTTGTGGGAAGGGCAAACAGATGAAATAGAAATGGGCGTAACTTATAAGAGTATTGATCAATACCTAGATGGACAGCCTATTGATGAAAAAGATAGGGAAGTAATTGATCGACTACACAAATCTTCTCAACACAAAAGACAGATGCCTCCCTCGCCAGAAATCAATATATAAATTGATTAGAGGCAATACTTATGATAAAATTTATCTGAATAAAAACTCATAAAACAAGTTCATATAGATAAGGAGAGATTATGTTATGGGTCGAATTGGTAATATCAAAGATAGAAAGGCAAAACAAGATTCTAAGCGGGCGAAAATCTACACAAAGTTAGCTAGGCTAATAACTGTAGCAGCAAGGGAAGGAGGAACTGACCCTGAATATAATGCTAGCTTAAAGACTGCTATAGATAAAGCTAAAGCAGGAAATATGCCAAATGATAACATCGATAGAGCTATTAAGAAGGCTGCAGGGGATGCTGGTGGAGATAGATATGAAAATATTATTTATGAAGGCTATGGACCAAGTGGAGTAGCTGTCGTTGTAGAAGCTTTAACAGATAATAGAAATAGAACTGCTGGCGAAGTAAGACATGCCTTTGACAAAAACGGAGGAAACCTAGGTACAACAGGCTGCGTTTCTTTCATGTTTGATAGAAAAGGACAAATTGTTATTGAAAAAAATGATGCTATCGATGAAGAAACCCTAATGATGGCGGCTTTAGATGCTGGTGCAGAGGATTTTATTGCAGAAGAGGAAGCCTATGAAGTGATTACATTGCCTGAAGACTTTCCAGCCGTAAAAGATAAACTATTGGAAGAAGGCTACAACTTTATTGAGGCTGATGTCGTCTACATCCCTCAAACCCAAGCAGAATTACAGGAAGCAGATGCGAAAAAGATGGAAAAAATGATTGATATGCTTGAGGACAATGACGATGTACAAGCAGTGCATCATAATTGGAAAGAAGCTTAGGAAGGTGGAAATACAACGTTTATACGGGTTGTAAAATCTATTGAATTACGACATACATATAGATTTTTTATAAACTGTGAAAATCAATCCTGCTGAAGCGATCCAATGTATATGGATTTCCCTAAGAAACACCCTTTGTAATGCTAGGATATATATTGTTTGGTTTTTTTACTGAATTTTATATATCTAGTGACAAAATGCACAAACACTTTTGGAAAAATGGTGCATAGACGTGAAAGTAGCACTATGATATAGTTTAATAAATAATTCTAAAAAACGAAATGTTTTTACAATTATGATTTATCTAAAGATTTTATATTTTAGTGGCAAGGACGTCGCTGACATGAAAATGTCTGCGGCGTTTTTGTGTTTAAAAAGGAAAGGGGGAAGTTCTTATGTTAGAAAAAATTAATCAAGTTCCAATAAAATTTGTTTTTGGAAAAGGAAGCTTGAAGAATATTGGTGGATTGACGAAGGCTTATGGAAAACGTGCATTGATTGTTACAGGCCGCAGTAGTACGAAGAAAACAGGTATATTAGATGCGGTGATTGGCTATCTGCAAAATGAAAAAATTAATGTTACTGTGTTCAACGAAGTAGAGTCCAATCCCCTCACTACCACAGTAAAAAGGGCAGTGACTTTGCTAAAAGAACAGGAATGTGATGTAGTGATTGGTTTAGGTGGAGGTAGTCCTATGGATGCCGCAAAATGTATTGCTTTTTCTGCCGTCAATGAGGGAGATATTTCTGACTATATTTTTGGTAAGGAAGGTAAGGGAGCACTTCCTATTATCGCTGTAACTACAACAGCTGGTACAGGAAGTGAAGGAGACAGTTTAGCTGTTTTGACAAATCCTGAGACCAAAGATAAAAAGTCCTTAAAAAGCCCATATATTTATCCAAAGGTATCTATTGTTGATCCAGAACTAATGATGACATTACCCGCTTCCATGATTGCAGCCACAGGATTTGATGCCTTGTCCCATT includes:
- a CDS encoding YebC/PmpR family DNA-binding transcriptional regulator; translation: MGRIGNIKDRKAKQDSKRAKIYTKLARLITVAAREGGTDPEYNASLKTAIDKAKAGNMPNDNIDRAIKKAAGDAGGDRYENIIYEGYGPSGVAVVVEALTDNRNRTAGEVRHAFDKNGGNLGTTGCVSFMFDRKGQIVIEKNDAIDEETLMMAALDAGAEDFIAEEEAYEVITLPEDFPAVKDKLLEEGYNFIEADVVYIPQTQAELQEADAKKMEKMIDMLEDNDDVQAVHHNWKEA
- a CDS encoding iron-containing alcohol dehydrogenase; protein product: MLEKINQVPIKFVFGKGSLKNIGGLTKAYGKRALIVTGRSSTKKTGILDAVIGYLQNEKINVTVFNEVESNPLTTTVKRAVTLLKEQECDVVIGLGGGSPMDAAKCIAFSAVNEGDISDYIFGKEGKGALPIIAVTTTAGTGSEGDSLAVLTNPETKDKKSLKSPYIYPKVSIVDPELMMTLPASMIAATGFDALSHSVEAFLANHSRPDIEEMALEAIGLLFTFLPKVYKNPTDIESWEKVAYANTIGGIAIDQAGVVLPHGMEHPVSGLLNVTHGEGLAALFPEILEFSYKYCQEKFLRMAKAIGIKEDGITKDQVACQCVKTFEKLLQALDLQVTLGQLGVKEDHIDWLVENAMRTMTYAISNHPAPCKEEDLRALYTACL
- the nadE gene encoding NAD(+) synthase, with amino-acid sequence MSKEIEKKIDVVVDWFRKQVKSSGTKGLVVGISGGIDSAVVANLIKKACPDNSMGVILPVKSSLKDVEDGNLVANTCGISHLTIDLSQQHEEIMGKVVDELKATGEYNENNLRMMDANLRARLRMSTLYSIANNLNYLVAGTDNAAEVHTGYFTKYGDGGVDLLPIASLKKYEVYQWAQVLGVPQVILDRAPSAGLWEGQTDEIEMGVTYKSIDQYLDGQPIDEKDREVIDRLHKSSQHKRQMPPSPEINI